From Erwinia pyri, a single genomic window includes:
- the cspE gene encoding transcription antiterminator/RNA stability regulator CspE: protein MSNKMTGLVKWFNPEKGFGFISPQDGSKDVFVHFSAIQGTDYKTLDEGQTVEFTIENGAKGPSAANVVAL, encoded by the coding sequence ATGTCTAACAAAATGACTGGTTTAGTAAAATGGTTTAACCCTGAAAAAGGTTTCGGCTTTATCTCTCCTCAGGACGGCAGCAAAGATGTATTCGTACATTTCTCTGCAATCCAGGGTACTGATTACAAAACGCTGGACGAAGGTCAAACTGTTGAATTCACCATTGAAAACGGTGCTAAAGGTCCTTCAGCTGCTAACGTAGTAGCGCTGTAA
- a CDS encoding NAD-dependent epimerase/dehydratase family protein, whose amino-acid sequence MAVKKILLTGASGRIGRTFFNAMCNTYAFILTDLTAPDYKIGSPHKFIAADLSLPGSAEQLLSGEAPDTIVHLAGIPDADATFAQLLPANILAVTYLLEAVAATSCRRFVFASSAQTIEGYPVDVQIHPGMAVSPANLYGVTKCYGEALCSFYATQRGLSCVALRIGAFEPAEAKALKNARDYSAWLSPEDAVRLLNSAIETENITFFIGYGISDNRFKRFDLSHTREVLGYQPADNAFVEFEPGSLTF is encoded by the coding sequence ATGGCAGTAAAAAAAATCTTGCTTACAGGTGCCAGCGGCCGTATAGGGCGTACTTTCTTCAATGCCATGTGTAACACATACGCTTTTATTCTGACCGATCTCACTGCCCCGGATTATAAAATTGGTTCCCCACACAAGTTCATTGCCGCCGACCTTTCTCTGCCGGGTTCTGCAGAACAACTCCTGAGTGGAGAGGCCCCCGATACGATCGTTCATCTGGCGGGGATTCCAGATGCAGATGCCACTTTTGCGCAGCTGTTGCCGGCGAACATTTTAGCCGTCACTTATCTGCTTGAAGCGGTGGCAGCGACATCATGTCGACGCTTCGTGTTTGCCAGCAGCGCCCAGACGATTGAAGGTTACCCGGTTGATGTACAGATACATCCCGGAATGGCCGTATCACCTGCCAATCTTTATGGCGTGACAAAATGTTATGGCGAGGCGCTGTGCTCCTTTTATGCCACCCAGCGCGGTTTATCCTGTGTCGCCTTAAGGATCGGCGCCTTCGAGCCAGCAGAGGCGAAAGCCCTTAAAAACGCCAGAGATTACAGTGCCTGGCTTAGCCCGGAGGATGCCGTCAGGCTCCTCAACAGCGCGATAGAAACTGAAAATATTACCTTCTTTATTGGCTATGGAATTTCGGACAACCGCTTTAAACGCTTCGATTTATCACATACGCGAGAAGTTCTCGGTTATCAGCCTGCAGATAATGCTTTTGTTGAGTTTGAGCCTGGCTCGCTGACTTTTTAA
- a CDS encoding membrane-bound PQQ-dependent dehydrogenase, glucose/quinate/shikimate family → MINKLTSIVIAIAGLAMLYMGGQLLMIGGSPFYAIMAIGLLITAVALFKNKKIALTIYAILMWIVLAWMIYEVGFDKWQWIPRGDLIGLFGVWLALPWVVRPLSKAQNPAKPASFHPFLGTTVIVMIAIVIGMMFYDPYPKEGTITNQRAATDSDLAANDWSAYGGTNNGTRFSTLKQITADNVSNLEVAWTYHTGDLRDPKDDATEYTFEATPLKVNNTLYFCTPHNEVHALNPETGEVKWKYEPTKDRSYLQQHQTCRGVSYYEAGAADASNTVQPAAVANSPAICRKRIFNATTDAKLLALDADTGKLCADFGNNGIVNLRDNMGEIRPHALMQTAAPLVAGNLVIVGGSVMDNGFNAGNPSGVIRAYDVITGQLVWNFDPANPEKTQPIAAGQTYPQDTPIAWATLSADMKNGLVYVPFGNASPDELGLNRDANSNTEKFRDTLVALDLKTGAFKWRFQSSKHDLWDRDNPSQPSLLDIDYQGTKQPVVVLPTKTGNLFVLNRLTGQPVYPINQVDVSTKGIEGEKYSPTQPVSALNFIPDPLSEKSMWGITPFDQMACRIDFKSLRYDGNPWTPATEGGSIIFPGNIGVFNWGSVSVDPQRQILIASPVRLAYKYNLIKRTPETAEKRLFTKDGTPYWNENFQGDYAIHIQQLSSGLGIPCIAPPWGRMVGVDLKTGKTEWLRRVGTTKNLKTTFLPGRFPIGFPMGMVAHGGPLTTAGDLVFHGATADNFFRAYDISTGKLLWQTELPAGGQATPATYMGADNKQYVVIAAGGHGSLGTKEGDAVVAYRLK, encoded by the coding sequence ATGATTAACAAGTTGACGAGTATCGTAATAGCGATTGCAGGTCTCGCTATGCTTTACATGGGTGGTCAGCTGCTGATGATCGGCGGCTCACCATTTTACGCCATTATGGCAATCGGACTGCTGATTACCGCAGTCGCACTGTTTAAGAATAAAAAAATCGCCCTCACCATCTACGCCATATTAATGTGGATCGTACTGGCATGGATGATTTATGAAGTTGGCTTCGATAAATGGCAGTGGATCCCTCGCGGCGATCTGATTGGTCTCTTCGGTGTCTGGCTTGCTCTGCCTTGGGTGGTTCGCCCGCTGTCAAAAGCGCAGAATCCGGCTAAGCCTGCCAGTTTCCATCCGTTCCTGGGAACAACGGTTATCGTCATGATCGCCATTGTGATTGGCATGATGTTCTACGACCCCTATCCAAAAGAGGGGACTATCACCAACCAGCGTGCGGCAACGGATAGCGACCTGGCGGCGAATGACTGGTCTGCTTATGGCGGCACCAACAACGGCACCCGCTTCTCTACCCTGAAACAGATCACCGCAGATAACGTCAGCAACCTTGAAGTAGCCTGGACCTATCACACAGGCGATCTGCGTGACCCTAAAGACGATGCGACAGAATATACCTTTGAAGCAACGCCGCTGAAGGTCAACAACACCCTCTACTTCTGTACCCCTCATAACGAAGTGCATGCGCTGAACCCGGAAACGGGCGAGGTGAAGTGGAAATATGAGCCGACTAAAGATCGCTCGTACCTGCAGCAGCACCAGACTTGTCGTGGCGTAAGCTACTATGAAGCGGGCGCGGCAGATGCCTCGAATACCGTACAGCCTGCTGCTGTCGCTAATTCACCAGCCATTTGTCGTAAGCGTATTTTCAATGCGACTACCGACGCTAAGCTGCTGGCGCTGGATGCGGACACCGGTAAACTGTGTGCCGATTTCGGTAACAACGGTATCGTCAATCTGCGTGACAACATGGGCGAAATTCGTCCGCATGCGCTGATGCAGACCGCTGCACCGCTGGTTGCCGGAAACCTGGTGATTGTGGGTGGCTCGGTGATGGATAACGGCTTTAATGCCGGTAACCCATCAGGCGTTATTCGCGCTTACGACGTTATCACTGGTCAACTGGTCTGGAACTTTGATCCGGCTAACCCGGAGAAGACTCAGCCAATTGCGGCCGGTCAGACTTACCCGCAGGATACGCCTATTGCCTGGGCCACGCTGAGTGCAGACATGAAAAATGGTCTGGTCTACGTGCCATTTGGTAACGCCTCCCCGGATGAGCTGGGCCTGAACCGTGATGCGAACAGCAACACCGAAAAATTCCGCGACACGCTGGTGGCGCTGGATCTGAAAACGGGTGCTTTCAAATGGCGCTTCCAGTCCTCCAAACATGACCTGTGGGATCGTGATAATCCTTCTCAGCCTTCTCTGCTGGATATCGATTATCAGGGAACGAAGCAGCCTGTTGTCGTCCTGCCAACCAAGACCGGCAACCTGTTTGTATTGAACCGTCTGACTGGCCAGCCTGTCTATCCGATTAATCAGGTAGATGTTTCAACCAAAGGGATTGAAGGTGAGAAGTATTCTCCAACGCAGCCGGTTTCTGCGCTGAACTTCATTCCGGATCCCCTCAGTGAGAAATCGATGTGGGGCATCACGCCGTTTGATCAGATGGCCTGCCGCATCGACTTCAAATCTCTGCGTTATGATGGCAACCCGTGGACGCCAGCCACCGAAGGCGGTTCGATTATTTTCCCTGGCAACATCGGCGTCTTTAACTGGGGTTCTGTCTCTGTAGATCCACAGCGTCAGATCCTGATCGCCTCTCCGGTTCGTCTGGCTTACAAATACAATCTGATTAAGCGTACGCCAGAAACGGCAGAAAAACGTCTGTTTACCAAAGATGGCACCCCGTACTGGAATGAAAACTTCCAGGGCGATTACGCTATCCACATCCAGCAGCTCTCATCTGGTCTGGGTATCCCTTGTATCGCTCCACCTTGGGGTCGTATGGTTGGCGTGGATCTGAAAACTGGTAAAACCGAGTGGCTGCGCCGCGTGGGAACCACCAAAAACCTGAAAACTACCTTCCTGCCGGGCCGTTTCCCAATTGGCTTCCCAATGGGAATGGTGGCGCACGGTGGACCGCTGACCACGGCGGGCGATCTGGTATTCCACGGCGCAACGGCAGATAACTTCTTCCGCGCCTACGATATCAGCACCGGTAAGCTGCTGTGGCAGACCGAACTGCCAGCAGGCGGTCAGGCTACGCCAGCAACCTATATGGGTGCCGACAACAAGCAGTATGTGGTGATTGCGGCCGGTGGCCACGGTTCACTGGGCACCAAAGAGGGTGATGCCGTTGTGGCATATCGTCTGAAGTAA
- a CDS encoding PadR family transcriptional regulator, producing the protein MKISSHVSQDAAQYDASATVRRKRREKMLDAADIRLLILHFISQGAAYGYELIKSIEELSKGEYTPSPGIIYPNLALLEEMECIRIKEPQAARKAFVLLPEGEKQLLENHAHLQTLIARLTSMAVLVNNRSIPEVERAIHNMKMALNGRLSQSGVSQQTLYAIIDALDDAAKKIERS; encoded by the coding sequence ATGAAAATCTCCTCTCACGTCTCTCAGGATGCCGCTCAATACGACGCTAGCGCCACCGTGCGCAGAAAACGGCGCGAAAAAATGCTGGATGCTGCTGATATTCGCCTGCTTATCCTGCACTTTATCTCGCAGGGGGCAGCTTACGGCTATGAGCTGATCAAATCGATTGAAGAGTTATCAAAAGGGGAATATACCCCAAGCCCGGGGATCATCTACCCTAATCTGGCGCTGCTGGAAGAGATGGAGTGCATTCGCATCAAAGAGCCGCAGGCGGCAAGAAAGGCTTTTGTGCTGCTGCCTGAGGGCGAGAAACAGCTGCTGGAGAATCATGCCCACCTGCAGACGCTGATTGCCCGCCTGACTTCAATGGCGGTACTGGTGAATAACCGCTCTATCCCGGAAGTGGAGCGCGCCATTCATAATATGAAAATGGCGCTGAATGGCCGTCTCTCCCAATCCGGCGTCAGCCAGCAAACGCTTTATGCCATCATTGACGCGCTTGACGATGCGGCTAAAAAAATTGAACGAAGCTGA
- a CDS encoding c-type cytochrome has protein sequence MRRLCLPFAITLSLFTAGSVAASLPQEDQALIAKGKYLATAADCGACHTSPHQGEPMAGGYAISSPMGTIYASNITPSREHGIGDYSEEEFSRAVRQGINKQGEHLYPAMPYPSYARISDEDMHALYVYFMRGVAPVESDPPKTALPFPFSIRSSMAVWNWLFSQAKPFTPDASRSETINRGDYLVNALAHCDTCHTPRNTLMGQQDDQALSGGSLGSWYVPNITPDPQSGIGNWSADELATYLKTGHVAGKAQAAGPMAEAVEHSFQHLSDNDIQAMVAYLRQVPAISTGAVMPRESYGQPSTSEQQIRGDKAQQDAGWKVFSGSCANCHQPDGQGNARYPSLFHNTATGADNPDNLVSAILFGVQRTVNGEAVAMPAFGPDADFTTRLSDKEIADVSNYVLKHYGNPQISVSEEQVKTLREGGEKPLLVRLTQPKVMGVGAVALLLIIAAFISLSRKRRQHASR, from the coding sequence TTGAGACGACTCTGTCTGCCTTTCGCCATCACTCTGAGCCTTTTTACGGCGGGAAGCGTTGCTGCTTCTCTGCCTCAGGAAGATCAGGCGCTGATAGCGAAAGGAAAATATCTTGCCACCGCAGCCGACTGCGGCGCCTGCCACACTTCACCACATCAGGGCGAACCCATGGCGGGCGGATACGCAATCTCCTCGCCAATGGGCACCATTTATGCCAGCAATATCACGCCCTCCAGAGAGCATGGAATTGGGGATTACAGCGAAGAGGAGTTCTCCCGTGCCGTGCGGCAAGGCATCAATAAACAGGGCGAGCATCTTTATCCGGCAATGCCTTATCCCTCCTACGCCAGGATCAGCGATGAGGATATGCATGCCTTGTATGTTTACTTTATGCGGGGTGTTGCGCCGGTTGAATCCGATCCGCCGAAAACAGCCTTACCCTTCCCGTTCAGTATCCGCAGCTCAATGGCCGTCTGGAACTGGCTCTTCTCCCAGGCGAAGCCGTTTACGCCAGACGCTTCCCGCTCTGAGACCATCAACCGTGGCGACTATCTGGTGAATGCGCTGGCGCACTGCGACACCTGCCATACGCCGCGTAACACACTGATGGGCCAGCAGGACGACCAGGCCTTATCAGGTGGCAGCCTCGGCAGCTGGTATGTCCCCAATATCACGCCAGATCCGCAATCAGGCATCGGCAACTGGAGCGCAGACGAACTGGCAACCTATCTCAAGACCGGTCACGTAGCAGGAAAAGCTCAGGCGGCAGGGCCGATGGCTGAAGCTGTCGAGCATAGCTTCCAGCATCTCTCTGATAATGATATTCAGGCGATGGTCGCCTATTTGCGTCAGGTTCCTGCCATCAGCACGGGTGCGGTGATGCCACGGGAGAGTTATGGCCAGCCCTCAACGTCTGAACAGCAAATCCGTGGGGATAAAGCGCAGCAGGACGCTGGCTGGAAGGTCTTCAGCGGCAGCTGTGCTAACTGCCATCAGCCTGACGGCCAGGGTAACGCCCGCTATCCTTCGCTGTTCCACAACACCGCTACCGGCGCCGATAACCCGGATAATCTGGTGTCAGCCATTCTGTTTGGCGTTCAGCGTACGGTTAATGGTGAGGCTGTCGCTATGCCTGCTTTTGGCCCTGACGCAGATTTCACCACGCGGCTCAGCGACAAAGAGATCGCTGACGTCAGCAATTACGTACTGAAGCACTACGGCAATCCGCAAATCAGCGTCAGCGAAGAACAGGTTAAAACGCTGCGTGAAGGCGGAGAAAAGCCGCTGTTGGTGCGCCTTACTCAACCAAAGGTAATGGGTGTGGGTGCAGTCGCTCTGCTGTTGATCATCGCGGCGTTTATCTCGCTTAGTCGTAAAAGGAGGCAGCATGCCAGCCGTTAA
- a CDS encoding glycosyltransferase family 2 protein, giving the protein MKLSVIIPAYNVENYIVECIDSLLAQIPDPNELIIVNDGSSDNTLSLVERNYRNIPNVTIYTIPNGGLGHARDYGIARAKGDFIFCCDPDDILGEGFFNELSRVSLQNPEVELFCFNSVMFDDDAEARTQPKLTHQRFGLMPARRVFTSLLETESYTSATWNYALRRDVIERHGMKYSRRLHEDHIFTVEAFLRSGQAFVSKNIYYKQRIRSGSLTNSVRDDRFYRQRYDAFLCSYNMLLMLLDKQPERDYLKRLYAIHSFKLMIYLCAWDNAAPPPYIVDAVKYLGRDIKPGSLINFILLNQPPLYSSLIRMKLSRRFAKEKRVKVREGTFSPAGSGKMP; this is encoded by the coding sequence ATGAAGCTATCCGTAATCATCCCTGCCTATAATGTCGAAAATTATATTGTAGAGTGTATTGATTCTCTACTGGCTCAGATCCCGGATCCCAATGAGTTGATTATTGTTAATGATGGCTCCAGCGATAATACGCTCTCACTTGTAGAGCGTAATTACAGAAATATTCCTAACGTCACTATCTATACCATTCCTAATGGTGGTCTCGGTCATGCGCGTGACTACGGCATTGCCAGAGCAAAAGGCGACTTTATTTTTTGTTGCGATCCGGACGATATCCTGGGCGAGGGCTTTTTTAACGAGCTCAGTCGTGTCAGCCTGCAAAATCCTGAGGTTGAACTCTTCTGCTTTAATTCAGTAATGTTTGATGATGACGCTGAAGCCCGTACGCAGCCCAAGCTGACCCATCAGCGATTTGGCCTGATGCCGGCACGGCGTGTGTTTACCTCTCTGCTGGAGACGGAGAGCTACACCTCCGCCACCTGGAATTACGCCCTCAGACGTGACGTCATTGAACGACATGGCATGAAATACAGCAGAAGATTGCATGAGGATCATATCTTCACGGTTGAGGCTTTCTTACGCAGTGGTCAGGCCTTTGTCAGCAAAAATATCTATTATAAACAGCGTATAAGAAGCGGCTCGCTGACCAACAGCGTGCGTGACGACAGATTCTACCGTCAGCGCTATGACGCTTTTTTATGCTCTTACAACATGCTGCTGATGCTGCTGGATAAACAGCCCGAGCGCGACTATCTGAAGCGGCTCTACGCCATCCACTCGTTTAAGTTGATGATCTATTTGTGCGCCTGGGACAATGCTGCGCCACCACCCTATATCGTCGATGCGGTGAAGTATCTGGGACGGGATATAAAACCAGGCTCACTGATCAATTTTATCCTGCTCAATCAGCCCCCCCTCTACTCCTCGCTGATCCGTATGAAGCTCAGCCGCCGTTTTGCGAAAGAGAAGAGAGTGAAAGTCCGTGAAGGCACCTTCTCCCCGGCCGGGTCAGGTAAAATGCCTTAA
- a CDS encoding GMC family oxidoreductase, with product MNNVDADVIIIGSGVMGGLVATQLARAGKSVIIVEAGPRIKRQDIVERFRNSPFKMSLTNMKLQGVGSPYPDLPHVPSTYGDYLQQTGPVKYPTKYLRVVGGTTWHFGSALWRMIPNDFKLQSLYGRGRDWPFGYNDLESWYGEAERELGVSGMEGQDESGHGGEAWPPRSTPFPMEGLEPSYLFKRLSTLLSAGGYNPVMEPNGRATRPYGKRPVCAGNNNCNPVCPIAAKYDGSMHIDEAERHGAKLLDNAVVYRIEAGDDGSITGIWYKKPDGSEHHLTANYFVLAAYGIESPKLLLMSTSERYPNGIANSSDQVGRNLMGHTGISMNVMMKEDVWPGQGPTELLVYLNNRDGEFRKDFPSYKIKVRNTVPTADYAAGLIKKGVLGSKLDEELRRMSARSLNFAIDFETLPLPENRVVPSKTKKDAIGIPVPEIYYSVTDYWHAGKAEGLKDFDNFARLLNADVSKIDTGYQDRQHIMGTTIMGEDASNSVVNSHCQTHDHPNLFIAGTSVMPSASCMNPTLTGAALSLRLADHLLKVVKV from the coding sequence ATGAACAACGTTGATGCCGATGTGATCATTATCGGGTCGGGCGTAATGGGCGGGCTGGTGGCAACCCAGCTGGCCAGGGCGGGTAAGTCGGTGATTATCGTCGAGGCAGGCCCACGCATTAAACGTCAGGATATTGTGGAGCGGTTCCGCAACTCGCCGTTCAAAATGTCGCTGACCAACATGAAGCTTCAGGGTGTAGGGTCACCCTATCCCGATCTCCCGCATGTGCCCTCCACTTATGGTGACTACCTGCAACAGACCGGGCCAGTGAAATATCCCACCAAATATCTGCGCGTGGTGGGCGGAACCACCTGGCACTTTGGATCGGCCCTGTGGCGGATGATCCCTAACGATTTCAAGCTGCAAAGCCTTTACGGACGGGGGCGCGACTGGCCGTTCGGCTATAACGACCTGGAGAGCTGGTATGGCGAAGCGGAGCGGGAGCTGGGCGTCTCCGGGATGGAAGGCCAGGATGAAAGCGGACATGGCGGCGAGGCCTGGCCGCCCCGCTCCACTCCTTTCCCGATGGAGGGACTGGAACCGAGCTACCTGTTTAAACGCCTCTCCACGCTGCTCTCTGCAGGCGGCTATAACCCGGTTATGGAGCCAAACGGCCGGGCGACCCGACCTTATGGCAAGCGTCCGGTCTGCGCGGGCAACAACAACTGTAATCCGGTTTGCCCCATTGCCGCAAAATATGATGGGTCGATGCATATCGATGAGGCTGAACGGCACGGTGCGAAGCTGCTGGACAATGCGGTGGTCTACCGCATTGAAGCTGGCGATGACGGCAGTATTACCGGCATCTGGTACAAAAAACCCGACGGTTCGGAACATCATCTGACGGCAAACTATTTTGTGCTGGCTGCCTACGGTATCGAATCCCCTAAGCTGCTGCTGATGTCCACTTCAGAACGTTATCCCAACGGCATCGCCAACAGTTCAGATCAGGTAGGCCGGAATCTGATGGGGCATACCGGCATCAGTATGAACGTGATGATGAAAGAGGATGTCTGGCCGGGACAGGGGCCCACCGAGCTGCTGGTTTATCTGAATAACCGTGACGGCGAGTTCCGTAAGGATTTCCCGAGCTACAAAATCAAAGTGCGCAACACCGTGCCTACTGCGGACTATGCGGCCGGGCTTATTAAAAAAGGGGTGCTGGGTTCAAAACTGGATGAAGAGCTGCGCAGGATGTCCGCGAGATCGCTGAACTTCGCTATCGATTTTGAGACCCTGCCCCTGCCGGAAAACAGAGTTGTGCCGAGTAAAACCAAAAAAGATGCGATAGGCATTCCCGTGCCGGAAATTTACTACAGCGTGACCGATTACTGGCACGCCGGAAAAGCAGAAGGATTGAAAGATTTCGATAATTTTGCGCGACTGCTCAACGCCGACGTGTCGAAAATCGACACCGGCTATCAGGATCGTCAGCACATTATGGGAACCACCATCATGGGAGAGGATGCCAGCAACTCAGTGGTGAACAGCCACTGCCAGACGCACGATCATCCCAACCTGTTTATCGCCGGAACCAGCGTAATGCCCTCCGCTTCGTGTATGAACCCCACGCTGACGGGGGCCGCATTAAGCCTGCGGCTGGCGGATCACCTGCTGAAGGTGGTGAAAGTATAA
- a CDS encoding sugar dehydrogenase complex small subunit, with translation MPAVNSSPRSLSRRRLLQGMAALSLSAACASLFPAEMAQAREGVDSNFSSVSAFLVSRPVSPLLSQRYYQALQRHVKDFPQRLSALNSYLAAHSFTHVDDFLQTVGDNDLLRQSAALIIGSWYTGVVGEGAESELIAYSDAMMYLPTRGILVVPSYGGGPDSWGSKPADPQTNKGVTA, from the coding sequence ATGCCAGCCGTTAATTCTTCTCCCCGTTCGCTAAGCCGCCGCCGTTTGCTACAGGGGATGGCGGCGCTTTCCCTCAGTGCCGCTTGCGCCTCGCTGTTCCCAGCGGAGATGGCCCAGGCGCGTGAGGGCGTTGACAGCAATTTTTCATCCGTCTCCGCCTTTTTAGTCAGCCGTCCGGTCTCGCCCCTCTTGAGCCAGCGCTACTATCAGGCGTTACAACGTCACGTTAAAGATTTCCCGCAGCGTCTTTCCGCGCTGAACAGCTATCTGGCTGCTCACTCCTTTACTCATGTCGATGACTTTTTACAAACGGTGGGCGATAACGATCTGCTCAGGCAGAGTGCCGCACTGATTATCGGTAGCTGGTACACCGGCGTGGTAGGTGAAGGGGCGGAAAGTGAACTTATCGCCTACTCAGACGCCATGATGTACCTGCCGACCAGAGGCATCCTGGTAGTACCCAGCTACGGCGGCGGCCCCGATTCATGGGGCAGTAAACCAGCCGATCCGCAGACAAATAAAGGAGTGACAGCATGA
- a CDS encoding glycosyltransferase family 4 protein produces MVDSSVKYVNFKTNNYYYYINLLNMKLLKKRKNFIFKPLRSSEKEHVDIFHLFNEVAITGQKWIATFETELPRILPKKSGLKSEIFPELDRLAPALTAENCLALIAISDAAWQMEKKLYQRRPELAKVIMEKTVIMHPPQKLHLTERPERDPAQPIHFVFIGNEFYRKGGGEVVRAFAELVEEGQLQPDQIQVSLIGDLEKKHNYAHGEYQDDPLFSSYTESVIARYSFFSHVSFMPNDKVLDLLQRADVGLLPTWAETYGFSVLEMQSCGCPVITSNVRALPEINPVSAGWQVITALNDDLDYSVNSVQERNYLRQQIITQLKGLILTIVKDPTQISQKAAASIERIKNEHDISAYQEKLRALYQR; encoded by the coding sequence ATGGTCGATAGCAGCGTCAAATATGTCAATTTCAAAACCAATAATTACTATTATTATATCAATCTGCTCAATATGAAGTTACTGAAGAAAAGAAAGAACTTTATCTTCAAGCCTCTTCGCAGCAGTGAGAAAGAGCATGTCGATATTTTCCATTTATTCAATGAAGTGGCAATAACCGGGCAGAAGTGGATTGCTACCTTTGAAACCGAACTCCCCAGAATTTTGCCTAAAAAGAGTGGCCTTAAAAGCGAAATTTTTCCGGAGCTGGACAGACTTGCCCCGGCCCTTACTGCGGAGAACTGTCTGGCGTTAATCGCGATTTCTGATGCAGCCTGGCAGATGGAAAAAAAGCTTTACCAGCGCCGTCCTGAACTGGCAAAGGTGATAATGGAGAAAACCGTTATCATGCATCCACCACAAAAATTACATCTTACTGAACGGCCGGAACGCGACCCGGCCCAACCTATCCATTTTGTCTTTATTGGTAATGAGTTTTACCGCAAAGGGGGCGGGGAAGTGGTGCGCGCGTTTGCCGAACTGGTGGAAGAGGGGCAGTTACAACCGGATCAGATCCAGGTTTCTCTGATTGGCGATCTGGAAAAAAAACACAACTATGCCCACGGTGAGTATCAGGACGATCCGCTCTTTAGTAGTTATACCGAATCGGTTATTGCCCGCTACAGCTTCTTCAGCCATGTCAGCTTTATGCCTAATGATAAGGTCCTGGACCTTCTGCAACGGGCCGACGTCGGTCTGTTGCCTACCTGGGCTGAAACCTACGGTTTCTCTGTGCTGGAGATGCAGTCCTGCGGCTGCCCGGTGATCACTTCAAACGTCAGGGCGCTGCCGGAAATTAATCCTGTGAGTGCTGGCTGGCAGGTTATCACTGCTCTTAATGACGATTTAGACTACAGCGTAAACTCGGTTCAGGAACGTAATTACTTGCGTCAGCAGATTATTACCCAGCTTAAGGGGCTGATCCTGACGATAGTTAAAGACCCTACTCAAATTAGCCAGAAAGCAGCGGCATCTATTGAAAGAATTAAGAACGAGCATGATATATCGGCCTATCAGGAAAAACTCAGGGCGTTATACCAGCGCTGA